tggggaggggcaaTCCAGCGCAGAGTccgggaagggggtgggggaggtggagagTGTGGGAACGCGGGCGGCCGAGCACGGGAGTGCGAGGCTCGGGAGAGGTGCGGGACAGAACAACCACGCACCCTGCGAGATCCGCGCGCGGCGCAGCAAAGCCGGGTCTCGCGCCCGCGCGTCCGCAGACTCGCACGTGCGAGAAGGTTCCCTTCTCCCGCACGCGACTGCGCCCAGGGACACAAACCCACCACCCAGACGGGCCCACAGAGCTTCACGCAGACCGCAGGTGAGCAGCTTTGAGCAGATTTGTGCGGACAGAGGAGCGCGCGACGCTCTCTCTCACCCCGCGGGCCTCCTCGCCTCCCCGGCccgcccctcctccacctccccagcccccaagccCCCGGGCAGCCGCGCGCCGGgtggggcggggacggggcggggtgTCGGGTGGCGCCGGCCCAAAAGGCGGAGTCGCTGGGCGAAGGGGCCAGAGCTGTGCGCGCAGCGCTGACTGAGCCGTGGAGAAAGCCAGCGGGAACCCAGACCCCCAGGAGTCCCTCATCCCCGCCCGGCCTGGCCAGGCCCCACGCTATGGAGTTCctctgggcccctctcttgggtCTCTGCTGCAGTCTGGCCGCTGCTGATCGCCACACCGTCTTCTGGAACAGTTCAAATCCCAAGTAAGCCCCAAGTCTCCCGCTGACAGCCTGGGCACCCGGCTGGCACTGCTCCCCCCCAGGATAACTGTCCTCACCAGCCTCTGACCTGAGCCGAGGGGAGGTGATCAGACGTGGGAGGAAGTCTGCAGATTTTCCTCCCCTCATTTCTGCCTCATATGTGGGGACACCCCACTCTAGGGCAGGAACCGGCTCGTGTCTACTTGCGCAGGCACTATTTCTGCTTTTCCCTTACTTCTCCTTGGCACCCCTGTTACTCTGAAGTGAAGGACCCAGTTCCTGCCCCAAGCGTAGACCATCCTCCCAGGCCGCCAGGGTTCTTGTTCTAGTACCATGAAAGTTTCTGTGTCCTTCCTCGTGTATCCCTTGGGCAAACCGCTCATACCGACAGATACCTGATATGACATCAAGAATGAGCATAGTGCTCAAGGTGACCCTGGAAGGACCCCTTGGGAAGGACTTGGGGTGCGGGTGTTAAACATTCATTCTGTACTTAAGGCAACCCTGGAAAACCCTCCACAAGGGGTCTTTTGGGGTGACATGAGGCACATGCTGTGCATGGGTGGGTTGAGGGAAACACCTGTTTTATGGGGTTCAAGGAGTAAAACTGAAGAGATTGATGGAGGGAAGTCATGGGAAAGCTTCAGAAGGAATGGAAGGGGTTAAAAGGTTACAGAGGACTCTGGGCAGGAAGGAGTTAACTTTTCCAGGGCAGGTTTAGGGCTGTGAGGCAAATGGTACTGGGAGGAAGACTCTGTCGGACCCTTTGTTCTTGCCCTTGAGTTTTCTGAAGTTATGGGAACAATATTTGCCGGGAAAACAGGGAGAGGGTTAGGGTGGAGCAGGGACAGGAGGACTGGGTCACAAAAAACATTTCTCAAAGCTTAGCCACCTTCAGCCCCAAGGAGCCTACCCCCCACTCCccttgaaaaatattgtgccagCTTCCTCTGACCCTGTGGCATTGCCTAGTGGGGGGTCTGCTGTCTGTGGCTcgttggggtggggcaggggacagttAGCTGCCAACCCCAGAGGGCAATGCCCTCCTGCCCGTGGGGCTCCAGGGCAGCCCAGccagccctcccctgccccactccttGCTGCCTGTTCTTTGCCTCCTTGACCCAATCAATCTTGTCCCAGTAGTGGGAGAGAGCAAAGTCCCTGTTTATGCCCATGCCAGGTGTTgactgaaggaggaggaggggacaggaagcCATGAGTAGGGAGGGGGGGACCCTGGCCTTTTCCGTTCCCAAGCTCCCAGGTTTCCTCTCTTTCAGGAAGGAGCCTCTTccttgcccccctccccgccTTCCCTGACGCCGCTGCCCCCCTTTCCCAGATGGAGAGCAAGAGTCAATCGAGGGCTAAGTGGATCAGATTGTACCCCCAGGAGACGGGGGTGATGGGTGCCCCCAGTAAGCACAGCTTCTGCCCTGTCCTTCTGGCCACACACACCCTACTGTACCCAGTACTAAAGAGAAGCTAGTCAGCGTGGAGTCCATAAGCAGCCAAGCTGGGCCCAGCTTGGGGGCAAATATGAGGTGGCATTGAGCTAGGCGGGTGTGAGTCTGGCAGCATAGGTGACTCAGGACAGTGGGCACTGACCCTGGGATCTCCAGGCCCCAGGCGGGGGCAGTGTGGTGAGAAGGGTGGTGCCACTGTTGGGCACTGGCCTCCTTGTGCTATACGCTGTCATTGTCCTGTCCATTCAGACCTGCTAGCTCCCCTTGCCTAGAGGACAGTGCTGGGGCAAGTGGGCATTGTGCCATCCTGGGGTCCTGGGGGCAGTCCACACTTGACAAGGTAAATTTTCACAGGTTCTCATGAGTGCCAGGGCGGGTAGCAGAGGTGGATGAGGAATGAGTCAGTGCCCGTCACGGGAATGGGGGAAAGACGCCAGGCCCAGAGCTGAAATACCTGTTCTGAAATGGCTTCTATGTTTATCTCTCCAGAGAGGAATTTTAAAagcctctctctgctcctctctctctttccctcggGGTGGAGGAGGGGCCCTGCAAGCCTAGCTTGAGTGCTGGGCTGTCGTGCTGCTGCAAAGCCTGCCGCTGAGGGGTCATGCTGACTGGGCAGTGGTGCCCACCTCAGAGTCCTCTTGGCCTaactcctccccctgcccctgcccccacccatgCCCAGGGCTTTGGTTTGAAGCAAGTTGGCAGCTCACTCTGCTGAGTCTCTAGCTGGCAGTGCTTGGGGGAATTCAGAGAAGCTGAccagctggaggtggggggaggcacTTTTCCCACTCCTGGGACCCCACCCAGACTGGAGCCAGGTGTCtggagctggtggggaggggttgGTGGGCAGTCGGGCTGGAGCCTGTGGGGCCTGGGGAAAAtggactgggggaggggggctggctGCCCctagggaggaggggagaggcagcCTCAATCTGAGAACTCCACATTTCATCTGGGGGGAGGTGCAAGTGTAGCTTTTGGAGATAAAGGGACAGGGAGGTTTTGGGGTGCACTGAGAGAAGGGGACAAGACCAGGGCTTAAACCTGAGTAGCCAGAAAGGAAGATTTGAGGGGACTGAATGGATTGATAATGATTTAACTTAAAGGACTAGGGCCATTATCTGTGGGCCTGGGTATATGGGGGTTTGGGGAAATGCGAAGCTGGCAAATGTGAAGTATACTCAGTGGGTCAGGGGAAAAGTGAGAGGAATGAGAGAAGTAAAGACATAGATGTGTTGGGGGCCCAGGAATCCTGATTACAGGATGGCCCAGCAGGGTCTCAGATTGAGGTCTAATCACATTTAAAAGGAGCACCCGGTAGAATAGATTTGGGGAAATATTTATGGATAGAAGAAAATGATGAGTGAGCTAGAGATACAGGCAGGAGCCCATCCCTGGGTAATGATCAGGGGGATTGGAAAGTGCTGGTGCTCGGGTGTCTGAAAGACACTGAGTGGATgctatttgaaataataataggaGACAGTTGGGGGAGTGTTTGGAGATGGTGGAGAGATGTGTAAGAGATCAAGATCAGTACACATTGGGAGCTGAGATTTTGGAAAAATCTTCAGGGAGTCCAGTGTGAAATGTGAGGGGTCATGTGAACATGTGGAGGCTCAAGGCTCTGGCCTGGCTTCTGAATGTCCACCTGCTTCCTCCTCGTCCTCGGGCGCCCAGGTTCTGGAAAGAGGACTACACGGTACATGTGAGGCTGAATGACTACCTGGACATCATCTGTCCGCATTATGAGGATGACTCTGTGGCAGAGGCTGCCATGGAGCGGTACACACTGTACCTGGTGGAGCGTGAGGAGTACCAGCTATGCCAGCCCCAATCCAAGGACCAGGTCCGCTGGCAGTGCAACCAGCCCAATGCCAAACATGGCCCAGAGAAGCTGTCTGAGAAGTTCCAGCGCTTCACACCTTTCACCCTAGGCAAGGAGTTCAAAGAAGGCCACAGCTACTACTACATCTGTGAGTACCTGGGAGGCATGCACACAGGTGCCTATCCTggggggtgcagtggcatgatgcCTATGCTTGGGTACATGCTTAATGGGAAGTCAAGCAGCAAGGGCCCCTTCCAACCCTGAATTCTGTTTCCGTTCATTCACATCACAAATGTGCAGTGAGCTTctactgtgtggcaggcactCTGCTTGGCACTATG
Above is a window of Lemur catta isolate mLemCat1 chromosome 3, mLemCat1.pri, whole genome shotgun sequence DNA encoding:
- the EFNA1 gene encoding ephrin-A1 isoform X2, giving the protein MEFLWAPLLGLCCSLAAADRHTVFWNSSNPKFWKEDYTVHVRLNDYLDIICPHYEDDSVAEAAMERYTLYLVEREEYQLCQPQSKDQVRWQCNQPNAKHGPEKLSEKFQRFTPFTLGKEFKEGHSYYYISKPIHHQEDQCLRLKVTVNGKITHSPQPHANSQEKRLAADDPEVQVLHSIGYSAAPRLFPFAWAVLLLPLLLLQTP